A genomic region of Deinococcus sp. KSM4-11 contains the following coding sequences:
- a CDS encoding ABC transporter ATP-binding protein, which produces MPPIEAGSAPLALELENLSKVFTVGRSGTKVPAVSDVSLTIARGEVLGLVGESGSGKSTIARLICRLHDPTAGSMRMDGKEIPLHLRGQTLRTFRRNVQMIFQDPFASLNPLHTIGYIVGRPLQIHGMARGRDLPVRINALLDRVGLSPGADYAAKKPHELSGGQRQRVVVARALAANPTLILADEPTSALDVSIRLDIMNLLIDLTEQEGLSMLFITHDLAGARYMSDRVAVMYAGYLVEIGPAADVIGSPQMPYTQLLKSAAPKPSGNLAAGPLDARGEIPDLKNLPPGCPFEPRCPHARAACRDGLPKMYEVGPGHHARCILHDPALAASPPLRPDLALN; this is translated from the coding sequence ATGCCGCCGATTGAAGCTGGAAGCGCGCCCCTGGCCCTGGAGCTGGAGAACCTGAGCAAGGTGTTCACGGTGGGCCGCAGCGGCACGAAAGTGCCGGCCGTGAGCGACGTGTCGCTGACCATCGCGCGGGGCGAGGTGCTCGGCCTGGTGGGCGAGTCCGGCTCCGGCAAGAGCACCATCGCCCGGCTGATCTGCCGCCTGCACGACCCGACCGCCGGCAGCATGCGCATGGACGGCAAGGAGATCCCGCTGCACCTGCGCGGCCAGACCCTGCGCACCTTCCGGCGCAACGTGCAGATGATCTTCCAGGATCCCTTCGCGAGCCTGAACCCGCTGCACACCATCGGGTACATCGTGGGGCGGCCGCTCCAGATCCATGGCATGGCGCGCGGCCGCGACCTGCCGGTGCGGATTAACGCCCTGCTCGATCGGGTTGGCCTGTCGCCCGGCGCGGACTACGCGGCGAAAAAGCCCCACGAGCTGTCGGGTGGGCAGCGTCAGCGCGTGGTCGTCGCCCGCGCCCTGGCCGCCAATCCCACCCTGATCCTGGCCGATGAGCCCACCAGTGCCCTGGACGTGTCGATCCGCTTGGACATCATGAACCTGCTGATCGACCTGACGGAGCAGGAGGGGTTGAGCATGCTGTTCATCACCCACGACCTGGCCGGGGCGCGCTACATGAGTGATCGGGTCGCCGTGATGTACGCCGGTTACCTCGTGGAGATCGGCCCGGCGGCGGACGTGATCGGTTCCCCGCAGATGCCGTACACGCAGCTCCTGAAGAGTGCGGCCCCGAAACCATCGGGCAACCTCGCGGCGGGGCCGCTCGACGCGCGCGGCGAGATTCCGGATCTCAAGAACCTGCCGCCCGGCTGTCCCTTCGAGCCACGTTGCCCGCACGCCCGCGCGGCGTGCCGTGACGGCCTGCCGAAGATGTACGAGGTCGGCCCCGGACACCACGCGCGCTGCATCCTGCACGATCCGGCGCTGGCCGCCTCGCCGCCACTACGCCCGGACCTTGCGCTGAACTGA
- a CDS encoding glycoside hydrolase family 3 C-terminal domain-containing protein, with product MTDTPNTPAPAVDLDALLDQLTLDEQVSLLAGADFWRTVPIPRLNIPPLKVSDGPAGVRGGGPLVGGMKTAAYPVGIALGSTWNPALVREVGASLAREALDKGAGVLLAPTINVFRSSLNGRNFENYAEDPILTGTLATAYVHGLQDNGVAATPKHYAGNESEYQRNSISSNIPARAMRELYLRPFEMVVKAARPWAIMTAYNKLDGTFCSEHPWLLQTVLRGEWGFDGLVMSDWGGTHSAGPSVRAGLDLEMPGPARARSGLLEEAQHDPATAAAVKERAREVLRLIERTGTFATPRDVRDEAEKDTEYPDTRALIRRAGAEGMVLLKNTGILPLPAGKTIAVVGPNAAKAQVMGGGSAQMNAHRQVSPLDGLREAQGAGSISTAVGCDNDKFLPVPQVPVQIEYRAQDGGDVIAREEKGQAEVMWFSYPEGVNPMEFHGTLTLTVQAPQDAEYEFSLASAGLSRLTVDGQEVVDNWTAWTQGETYFGFGSDEVRGRRTLSAGAHQLRVEYATKPAGEGVLFAGFNAVRVGFRAEPDADSVSQAAALAAQADYAVVCIGTNGDWETEGVDRWGLDLPGRQNELVEAVLAANPNTIVLLQTGGPVTMPWLGGVPAVLQAWFPGQEAGHAIADVLYGRAEPGGRLPQTFPMSLKDDPTHPLNPDVQYPGEGGRVEYLEGLYTGYRHVDQSGLAPLFPFGFGLSYTTFDVSNPRLSAATIGAGESVTASVQVKNTGSRAGSTVVQLYVHDRVSRLDRPAKELKAYAKVQLAPGQIETVTLPLGMRDLAYYDDAAHAWIAEAGDFDVLIGQSSADLPHTLRLSLSTDWKEPTS from the coding sequence ATGACCGACACCCCGAACACCCCCGCCCCGGCCGTCGATCTCGACGCGCTGCTCGACCAGCTCACACTGGACGAACAGGTGTCCCTGCTGGCCGGCGCGGACTTCTGGCGCACTGTGCCCATCCCGCGCCTGAACATTCCGCCGCTGAAGGTCAGCGACGGCCCGGCCGGCGTGCGCGGCGGCGGCCCCCTGGTCGGCGGCATGAAGACCGCCGCGTATCCGGTGGGAATCGCCCTGGGCAGCACGTGGAACCCGGCGCTGGTGCGCGAGGTCGGCGCGTCTCTGGCCAGAGAGGCGCTGGACAAGGGCGCGGGCGTGCTGCTCGCCCCGACCATCAACGTGTTCCGCAGCAGTCTGAACGGCCGCAACTTCGAGAACTACGCCGAAGACCCCATCCTGACCGGCACGCTCGCCACCGCCTACGTGCATGGCCTCCAGGACAATGGCGTGGCCGCCACGCCCAAGCATTACGCTGGGAACGAGAGCGAGTACCAGCGCAATTCGATCTCCAGCAACATCCCCGCGCGGGCCATGCGGGAACTGTACCTGCGGCCCTTCGAGATGGTGGTCAAAGCGGCCCGGCCCTGGGCGATCATGACCGCGTACAACAAGCTGGACGGCACCTTCTGCTCCGAGCACCCCTGGCTGCTCCAGACGGTGCTGCGCGGAGAATGGGGCTTCGACGGCCTGGTCATGAGCGACTGGGGCGGCACCCACAGCGCCGGCCCCAGCGTCCGCGCCGGGCTCGACTTGGAGATGCCCGGCCCCGCCCGCGCCCGCTCCGGCCTGCTGGAGGAAGCGCAGCATGACCCGGCCACCGCTGCCGCCGTGAAGGAACGCGCCCGCGAGGTGCTCAGGCTGATCGAACGCACCGGCACCTTCGCAACCCCCCGCGACGTGCGCGACGAGGCCGAGAAGGACACCGAGTACCCGGACACCCGCGCCCTGATCCGCCGCGCCGGGGCCGAGGGCATGGTGCTGCTGAAAAACACCGGCATCCTGCCGCTCCCGGCGGGCAAGACGATCGCGGTGGTCGGGCCGAACGCGGCGAAGGCCCAGGTCATGGGCGGCGGCAGCGCCCAGATGAACGCGCACCGCCAGGTCTCCCCGCTGGACGGCCTGCGCGAGGCCCAGGGGGCCGGGTCAATCTCCACCGCCGTCGGCTGTGACAACGACAAGTTCCTGCCGGTACCGCAGGTGCCGGTGCAGATCGAGTACCGCGCGCAGGACGGCGGGGACGTGATTGCCCGCGAGGAGAAGGGACAGGCGGAGGTCATGTGGTTCTCGTACCCCGAGGGCGTGAACCCCATGGAGTTCCACGGCACGCTCACGCTGACCGTGCAGGCCCCACAGGACGCCGAATACGAGTTCAGCCTGGCCAGCGCGGGCCTGAGCCGCCTGACGGTGGACGGCCAGGAGGTGGTGGACAACTGGACGGCGTGGACGCAGGGCGAGACCTACTTCGGCTTCGGCTCGGACGAGGTGCGCGGGCGCCGCACCCTGAGTGCCGGTGCCCACCAGCTCAGAGTTGAGTACGCCACCAAGCCGGCGGGCGAGGGCGTGCTGTTCGCGGGCTTCAACGCCGTGCGCGTGGGCTTCCGGGCAGAGCCGGACGCGGACAGCGTGTCCCAGGCCGCCGCTCTGGCCGCGCAGGCCGACTACGCCGTGGTGTGCATCGGCACCAACGGCGACTGGGAGACCGAGGGCGTCGACCGCTGGGGCCTGGATCTGCCGGGTCGCCAGAACGAGCTGGTGGAGGCCGTGCTGGCGGCCAATCCCAACACCATCGTGCTGCTCCAGACGGGCGGACCGGTCACCATGCCGTGGCTGGGCGGCGTACCCGCCGTGCTCCAGGCGTGGTTCCCCGGTCAGGAAGCCGGGCACGCCATCGCGGACGTGCTGTATGGACGCGCGGAACCCGGCGGCCGCCTGCCCCAGACCTTCCCCATGAGCCTCAAGGACGACCCCACGCACCCTCTGAACCCGGACGTGCAGTATCCGGGCGAAGGCGGACGCGTGGAGTACCTGGAGGGCCTGTACACCGGGTACCGTCACGTGGATCAGTCGGGCCTCGCTCCGCTGTTCCCCTTCGGCTTCGGGCTGAGCTACACGACCTTCGACGTGTCGAATCCTCGGCTCAGCGCCGCGACCATCGGAGCGGGGGAGAGCGTGACCGCCAGCGTGCAGGTGAAGAACACCGGTTCCCGCGCCGGCAGTACGGTCGTGCAGCTGTACGTGCATGACCGGGTCAGCCGGCTCGACCGCCCCGCGAAGGAACTCAAGGCCTACGCCAAGGTTCAGCTCGCGCCCGGCCAGATCGAAACCGTCACCCTGCCTCTGGGCATGCGCGACCTCGCCTACTATGACGACGCCGCGCACGCCTGGATCGCGGAGGCCGGCGACTTCGACGTCTTGATCGGGCAGAGCAGCGCCGACCTGCCCCACACCCTCCGCCTCTCGCTCAGCACCGACTGGAAGGAACCCACGTCATGA
- a CDS encoding sugar phosphate isomerase/epimerase: MTPGTLSVQLYTFRDAYAADAEGTIARIAGLGFKYIEPFGIGNHGLSNADKVAGAQKLRALLDANGIQAPTAHTAAPMGENADAVLDAIQALGTTLPVISWPGEVPGFERNVMDTQDGTERFADALNEASRHAQSRGLSLGYHNHWWEWEQFGGQYAYDLLLARLDPAVFLEIDTYWAHTGGQDMPALIRRLGDRVKALHLKDGPATPEADQTPLGTGQVDYAAAVAAAPSVRWHVLEMDRTAGDVFAEVGQSAQKLIQEGLSTWQ, encoded by the coding sequence ATGACCCCAGGAACCCTCTCTGTTCAGCTCTACACTTTCCGTGACGCCTACGCCGCCGATGCGGAGGGCACCATCGCCCGCATCGCCGGGCTGGGCTTCAAGTACATCGAACCCTTCGGCATCGGCAACCACGGCCTGAGCAATGCCGACAAGGTCGCGGGCGCGCAGAAGCTCCGGGCGCTGCTGGACGCCAACGGCATCCAGGCCCCCACCGCGCACACGGCCGCCCCGATGGGTGAGAACGCCGACGCCGTCCTCGACGCGATCCAGGCCCTGGGCACCACGCTGCCGGTGATTTCCTGGCCGGGCGAGGTGCCGGGCTTCGAGCGCAATGTGATGGACACCCAGGATGGCACGGAGCGCTTCGCAGACGCGCTGAACGAGGCGTCCCGCCACGCCCAGTCGCGTGGCCTGAGCCTCGGGTACCACAACCACTGGTGGGAGTGGGAGCAGTTCGGCGGGCAGTACGCCTACGACCTGCTGCTCGCGCGCCTGGATCCGGCCGTGTTCCTGGAAATCGACACGTACTGGGCCCACACCGGCGGGCAGGACATGCCGGCCCTGATCCGGCGCCTGGGAGACCGCGTGAAGGCCCTGCACCTCAAGGACGGCCCCGCCACGCCCGAGGCCGACCAGACGCCCCTGGGCACCGGCCAGGTCGATTACGCTGCCGCCGTCGCCGCCGCTCCGTCCGTCCGCTGGCACGTGCTGGAGATGGATCGCACGGCCGGTGACGTCTTCGCCGAAGTGGGCCAGAGCGCCCAGAAACTCATTCAGGAGGGCCTCTCCACATGGCAGTAA
- a CDS encoding Gfo/Idh/MocA family protein — MAVTPQVIGIIGTGNISAAYLKIARDLNLFRVKAVSDMDAARAASVAAEYGIQAMTLDELLADPEIVAVVNLTPPGAHAAVSLAALNAGKHVYSEKPLAVEREDGQAIMDLAKAKGLRVGCAPDTVLGAGIQTAREVIDAGRIGRPVSATAFFMGSGPESWHPNPDFFYQPGAGPLFDMGPYYLTALVTLLGGVQKVSATATKAFEQRPITSQPRAGEFITVNTPTHVAANLTLDGGAVATLITSFDVPGSEVPRIEIHGTTGTLSVPDPNTFGGPLKIRMNGEKEWTEIPLTRPFAENSRGIGLADMLNAQATGGAHRASGDLAFHVLDVMHTILESAEAERTLTPRTHVERPAGLDVQPVWYTAPQSV, encoded by the coding sequence ATGGCAGTAACCCCGCAAGTGATCGGCATTATCGGAACCGGGAACATCAGCGCCGCCTATCTCAAGATCGCCCGAGACCTGAACCTCTTCAGGGTGAAAGCGGTTTCGGATATGGACGCCGCCCGCGCCGCCAGCGTGGCCGCCGAGTACGGCATCCAGGCCATGACGCTCGACGAGTTGCTGGCCGACCCGGAGATCGTGGCGGTCGTGAACCTCACGCCGCCCGGCGCGCACGCTGCCGTGTCTCTGGCCGCCCTGAACGCCGGGAAGCACGTGTACTCCGAAAAACCCCTGGCTGTGGAGCGCGAGGACGGGCAGGCCATCATGGATCTGGCCAAGGCCAAGGGCCTGCGGGTCGGCTGCGCGCCGGACACCGTGCTCGGCGCGGGTATCCAGACGGCCCGTGAGGTCATCGACGCCGGACGCATCGGGCGGCCCGTCTCTGCCACCGCGTTCTTCATGGGCAGCGGTCCGGAATCCTGGCATCCCAACCCGGACTTCTTCTACCAGCCCGGCGCCGGCCCACTGTTTGACATGGGGCCGTACTACCTGACCGCGCTGGTGACGCTGCTCGGCGGCGTGCAGAAGGTCAGCGCCACGGCCACCAAGGCCTTCGAGCAGCGGCCCATCACCAGCCAGCCGCGCGCCGGCGAGTTCATCACCGTGAACACGCCCACGCATGTCGCCGCGAACCTCACGCTGGACGGCGGCGCCGTCGCCACGCTGATCACCTCCTTCGACGTGCCCGGCAGCGAGGTGCCGCGCATCGAGATCCACGGTACGACCGGCACCCTCAGCGTGCCCGACCCGAACACCTTCGGCGGCCCCCTCAAGATCCGCATGAACGGCGAGAAGGAATGGACGGAGATCCCCCTCACGCGGCCCTTCGCCGAGAACTCGCGCGGCATCGGCCTGGCGGACATGCTCAACGCCCAGGCGACGGGTGGCGCGCACCGGGCCAGCGGTGACCTCGCCTTTCACGTGCTGGACGTCATGCACACCATCCTCGAATCCGCCGAGGCCGAACGGACCCTGACGCCCCGCACACATGTGGAGCGGCCCGCCGGACTGGACGTCCAGCCCGTGTGGTACACGGCGCCCCAGTCCGTCTGA
- a CDS encoding sugar phosphate isomerase/epimerase: MPRPVTLFTGQWADLPLTELAPLAKKMGYDGLELACWGDHFDVQAALKDDDYVKQKRELLDSHGLECLAISNHLVGQAVCDPIDARHQSIVPAHVWGDGDPEGVRQRAAQEIIDTGHAAAKFGVKTVNGFTGSSVWHSLYAFPPTDQAYWNAGFEDFARRWTPILDAFDADDINFALEVHPTEIAFDLATSQRALDAVNGHKRFGFNYDPSHLGYQHVDYVRFIRTFADRIFHVHMKDVWWGHGSGEVGVFGGHTDFGDARRYWDFRSVGRGDIRFEDVIVALNDIGYSGPLSIEWEDSRMDRVHGATESAAYVRKLDFPGSNVAFDAAFAKDK; the protein is encoded by the coding sequence ATGCCCCGTCCCGTTACCCTGTTCACCGGCCAGTGGGCCGACCTGCCGTTAACCGAACTCGCGCCCCTGGCAAAGAAGATGGGCTACGACGGCCTGGAACTCGCCTGCTGGGGCGACCACTTCGACGTGCAGGCCGCCCTGAAAGACGACGACTACGTGAAGCAGAAGCGTGAACTGCTCGACTCGCACGGTCTGGAGTGCCTCGCGATCAGCAACCACCTCGTGGGGCAGGCCGTGTGCGATCCCATCGACGCCCGGCACCAATCCATCGTGCCCGCGCACGTGTGGGGCGATGGTGACCCTGAGGGGGTGCGCCAGCGCGCCGCACAGGAGATCATCGACACCGGCCACGCCGCCGCGAAATTTGGCGTGAAGACCGTCAACGGCTTCACCGGCTCCAGCGTGTGGCACAGCCTGTATGCCTTCCCGCCCACCGATCAGGCGTACTGGAACGCGGGCTTCGAGGACTTCGCCCGCCGCTGGACGCCCATCCTCGATGCCTTCGACGCGGACGACATCAACTTCGCGCTGGAGGTTCACCCGACCGAGATCGCCTTCGACCTTGCCACGTCGCAGCGTGCCCTAGACGCTGTGAACGGGCACAAGCGCTTCGGCTTCAATTACGACCCCAGCCACCTCGGGTACCAGCACGTGGATTACGTGCGCTTTATCCGCACCTTCGCCGACCGGATCTTCCACGTGCACATGAAGGACGTGTGGTGGGGCCACGGCAGCGGTGAGGTGGGCGTGTTCGGCGGCCACACCGACTTCGGGGATGCCCGGCGCTACTGGGACTTCCGATCTGTCGGGCGCGGCGACATCCGCTTCGAGGATGTGATCGTTGCCCTGAACGACATCGGTTACAGCGGGCCGCTGAGCATCGAGTGGGAGGACTCGCGGATGGATCGTGTCCACGGCGCGACCGAGAGCGCTGCCTATGTCCGCAAGCTCGATTTCCCCGGTTCAAACGTGGCCTTCGACGCCGCGTTCGCGAAGGACAAGTAA
- a CDS encoding Gfo/Idh/MocA family protein, producing the protein MPRPLKLGMVGGGQGAFIGGVHRTAARLDGQYELVAGALSSTPEKALASGRDLGLPEDRSYPSWEAMLEGELARPQGDRIDAVSIVTPNHMHYPVARAFAAAGIHVICDKPLVHTSEQATDLLNVVKESGVVFAVTYNYTGYPLIRHARDMIRAGTLGEIRKVVVEYHQGWLATNLEAQDSKQADWRTDPARSGMAGAVGDIGSHAENLAATVTGLELESICADLTTFVPGRRLDDDGSVLLRFQGGARGVLLCSQVEVGEENDLRLRVYGTQGGLSWSQENPNRMEYTPLDGPRQVLTRGQGYLSPAAQAATRIPSGHPEAFLEAFANVYTGAAEAIRAKQEGRDPDPLVAIYPSLEDGARGVHFIEKTVESAHSDQKWTDARWSAPG; encoded by the coding sequence ATGCCGCGGCCCCTGAAACTCGGCATGGTCGGCGGCGGACAGGGCGCGTTCATCGGCGGCGTTCACCGCACGGCGGCCCGGCTGGACGGCCAGTACGAACTCGTCGCGGGCGCGCTGTCCAGCACGCCTGAGAAGGCGCTGGCGTCCGGCCGTGACCTGGGCCTGCCGGAAGACCGGAGTTACCCGAGCTGGGAAGCCATGCTGGAGGGCGAACTCGCCCGGCCGCAGGGCGACCGGATCGACGCGGTGAGCATCGTCACGCCCAACCACATGCACTACCCGGTGGCGCGGGCCTTCGCCGCGGCCGGGATTCACGTCATCTGCGACAAGCCGCTGGTACATACGAGTGAACAGGCCACCGACCTGCTGAACGTCGTGAAGGAGAGCGGCGTGGTCTTCGCGGTGACCTACAACTACACGGGCTATCCCCTGATCCGCCACGCCCGCGACATGATCCGCGCCGGGACGCTGGGCGAGATCCGCAAGGTGGTCGTCGAGTACCACCAGGGCTGGCTGGCCACGAACCTCGAAGCGCAGGACAGCAAGCAGGCCGACTGGCGCACCGATCCGGCCCGCAGCGGCATGGCGGGCGCGGTCGGCGACATCGGCTCGCACGCCGAGAACCTGGCGGCCACGGTCACCGGCCTGGAACTGGAGTCCATCTGCGCCGACCTGACCACCTTCGTTCCCGGCCGCCGTCTCGATGACGATGGCAGCGTTCTCCTGCGTTTTCAGGGCGGGGCACGTGGGGTGCTGCTGTGCTCTCAGGTCGAGGTCGGCGAGGAGAATGACCTGCGCCTGCGCGTGTACGGCACGCAGGGCGGCCTGAGCTGGAGCCAGGAGAACCCCAACCGCATGGAGTACACGCCGCTGGACGGCCCCCGGCAGGTGCTGACGCGCGGCCAGGGCTACCTGAGTCCCGCCGCGCAGGCCGCCACACGCATTCCCAGCGGCCACCCCGAGGCCTTCCTGGAAGCCTTCGCCAACGTCTACACCGGCGCCGCCGAAGCCATCCGCGCGAAGCAGGAGGGCCGCGACCCCGATCCGCTGGTCGCCATCTACCCCAGTCTGGAAGACGGCGCACGCGGCGTGCACTTCATCGAGAAGACTGTGGAGAGCGCCCACAGCGACCAGAAGTGGACGGACGCGCGGTGGAGTGCGCCGGGCTGA
- a CDS encoding aspartate/glutamate racemase family protein encodes MKLLGILGGMSWTSTAEYYRLLNEEVAAQQGGLHSARLLLHSVDFEEVAILQRTGEWDAAGALLADAARGLERVGAQGLIIATNTMHRVADTIQTAVDIPLLHIADATGERIRAAGLTRVGLLATAFTMEQAFYTGRLEENYGLGVMVPEADERAETHRIIFDELCKNDVRPASRATYRRIMAGLVQRGAQAIILGCTEIMLLVGQDDVTVPVFDTTRIHVEAAVQWMLEEESTPPA; translated from the coding sequence GTGAAGCTGCTGGGCATCCTCGGAGGCATGAGCTGGACGAGCACGGCCGAGTACTACCGCCTGCTGAACGAGGAGGTGGCGGCCCAGCAGGGCGGCCTGCATTCGGCGCGGCTGCTGCTGCACTCGGTGGATTTCGAGGAGGTGGCGATCCTGCAACGGACGGGCGAGTGGGACGCCGCCGGCGCCCTGCTGGCCGATGCCGCACGCGGGCTGGAGCGGGTCGGGGCACAGGGCCTGATCATCGCCACGAACACCATGCACCGCGTGGCCGACACCATTCAGACGGCGGTCGACATTCCGCTGCTGCACATCGCGGACGCCACCGGCGAGCGCATCCGTGCGGCGGGCCTGACCCGCGTGGGCCTGCTGGCGACCGCCTTCACGATGGAGCAGGCCTTCTACACGGGGCGACTGGAGGAGAACTACGGACTGGGCGTCATGGTGCCGGAGGCCGACGAGCGGGCCGAAACCCACCGGATCATTTTCGACGAGCTGTGTAAAAACGACGTCCGCCCGGCGTCGCGCGCGACCTACCGCCGGATCATGGCCGGGCTGGTGCAGCGTGGCGCACAGGCCATCATCCTCGGCTGCACGGAGATCATGCTGCTGGTCGGCCAGGACGACGTGACGGTGCCGGTCTTCGATACCACGCGCATTCATGTCGAGGCCGCCGTCCAGTGGATGCTCGAAGAAGAATCGACCCCGCCGGCGTGA
- a CDS encoding low molecular weight protein tyrosine phosphatase family protein, protein MTRPLRVVFVCAQNKLRSPTAEAVFRSVDGWEVTSAGTNRDAETPVSRDLLDWADVAMCMEKRHRDILRQRFRGALPDDRILTLGIPDDYEFMEAALVELLERLVPWRLESMKPRRNL, encoded by the coding sequence TTGACCCGGCCTCTGCGGGTGGTGTTCGTCTGCGCGCAGAACAAACTCCGCAGTCCTACAGCCGAGGCGGTCTTTCGGAGCGTGGATGGCTGGGAGGTCACGTCGGCGGGGACGAACCGGGACGCGGAAACGCCGGTCAGCCGTGACCTGCTGGACTGGGCGGACGTGGCCATGTGCATGGAGAAACGGCACCGGGACATCCTGCGCCAGCGATTCCGGGGAGCCTTGCCGGACGACCGGATCCTGACGCTTGGCATTCCCGATGACTACGAATTCATGGAGGCGGCACTGGTGGAGCTGCTGGAACGTCTGGTGCCCTGGCGGCTGGAATCCATGAAGCCGAGGAGGAATCTGTGA
- a CDS encoding antibiotic biosynthesis monooxygenase — protein sequence MILELAMLQIRAGQTADFEAAFAQAQGIIAGMKGYIRHELQRCVEDDHKYVLLVWWQTLEDHTVGFRGSAGYQEWRTLLHHFYDPFPTVEHFTQVLP from the coding sequence TTGATTCTCGAACTCGCCATGCTCCAGATCCGAGCCGGACAGACGGCCGACTTCGAGGCCGCGTTCGCTCAGGCTCAGGGCATCATTGCGGGCATGAAGGGCTATATTCGGCACGAGCTTCAGCGGTGTGTGGAGGATGACCACAAGTACGTGCTGCTGGTGTGGTGGCAGACGCTGGAAGATCACACGGTCGGCTTCCGGGGCAGTGCGGGGTATCAGGAGTGGAGGACATTGCTGCACCACTTCTATGATCCGTTTCCGACCGTGGAGCACTTCACGCAGGTGTTGCCTTGA
- a CDS encoding O-methyltransferase, whose protein sequence is MIDTAPFRQMAVQLGFDASCDAVTGSLLRTLAASKPRGRILELGTGLGFGTAHLLAGMDTEATLETVELDVTLSAAAQSAVAQDARVTFTVQDGTAWIHAHHGQKFDLIFADTWPGKFWLLDEALALLGPGGIYVIDDLVPQPNWPDGHQETVDALRANLNTRPDLHCAALDCATGLMICVRKDVP, encoded by the coding sequence ATGATCGACACCGCCCCTTTTCGTCAGATGGCCGTCCAGCTCGGGTTCGACGCCAGTTGCGATGCGGTCACCGGCTCGCTGCTCCGCACGCTGGCCGCCAGCAAGCCACGCGGCCGGATTCTGGAGCTCGGCACTGGCCTGGGCTTCGGTACCGCGCACCTGCTGGCCGGGATGGACACGGAGGCCACGCTGGAAACGGTGGAACTGGACGTGACGCTCAGCGCCGCCGCTCAATCCGCGGTGGCTCAGGACGCCCGCGTAACCTTCACCGTGCAGGACGGCACGGCCTGGATTCATGCCCACCACGGGCAGAAGTTCGATCTGATCTTCGCGGACACGTGGCCCGGCAAGTTCTGGCTGTTGGACGAAGCACTTGCCCTCCTCGGGCCGGGTGGCATCTATGTCATTGACGATCTGGTCCCCCAGCCAAATTGGCCAGATGGACATCAGGAGACGGTCGACGCGCTCCGGGCCAACCTGAACACTCGACCTGACCTCCACTGCGCTGCACTCGACTGCGCTACTGGACTGATGATCTGCGTCCGTAAGGACGTTCCTTGA